From the genome of Halobacteriovorax marinus SJ:
GTGGAGTTATCTTCCTTGGAATTCAAGCTTATGAGTACATTCATTTGAGCCAAGATTTAGGAATGACTTTTTCTACTTATGCTCATGGAAATAATTTATTTGCTTCAACTTTCTTTGCTGTAACAGGTTTTCACGGACTTCACGTTTTAACAGGTGTTTGTTACCTATGTTACATGTGGAAGCTGGCCTATGACGGAAGATTTGATAAGGGTGATTATACTTTATTAGAGCTAGCGGGACTTTTCTGGCACTTTGTTGACCTAGTTTGGATTCTCGTTTTTACATTTATCTACTTACTGTAATATGAATATAATTAGACTAGTTACATTTACAATTCTTATGTTTTTCGTTGAGAGCTCGTACGCCTGTCCTGGGTGTGCTGGCTCAATGGGAAACCCGAAAGATAAGTATCTAGTCTACATCCTTACTGGATTTATCATACTTTGTTATATTCCATTTTACTTTCTCTATAAGACAATTATAAAGCACAAAAACTTTAACGAAACGATTGAGAATGCAGGAAAAGCAGAGTAATAATACTGCCTATACTGCTATTGGAATTGTAAGCTTTATTACAATTTCATTTCTTGTTTGGTTAATCTACTTTAAGACTCCTCATCAAGCGACAGGGGATTGGGTAGAGCAGCTTCCTGCCATTAACGCCCTTTTAAATTCAATTTCTTTTGTACTACTTTGTAGTGGATATGTTTTCATAAAGAAAGGCCTTAGGTCACTTCATATTAAGAGTATGATTGCCGCCACAATCTCTTCTTTTCTCTTTGTGGCCAGCTATATCACTTATCACCACTTTCATGGGGATACTAAATTTCTTGCTGAAGGACCAATAAAGTATATCTACTTTACTATTTTGATTACTCATATCGTACTCTCTATTCCTTTAGTTCCTCTTGTTCTTACAACTCTTTATCATGCTTATGCTGAGAATTTTTCTTCTCATAAGAAGTTGGCGAAAATCACATTTCCAATTTGGGTTTATATCTCTGTGACAGGAGTATTAATCTATTTGATCCTGAACAACTTTAATGTTTAGTTGAATTTCTATCTTGTAAATTATAGAAGTAGCCTATTAAAAATAGGTTTACGTATGAAAAAAATAGTTCTTCTTTTACTGACAATTCTAACAGTTAATACTTTTGCAAATGACTATAAAATCTTTGATCCAAAGAGAGATTCAATATGGCTTCCATACACATATGTAATCAATGGAACATTTGATGTAATACAAAACCCATACTGGTTCTCTCAGGATGATTACTCAAAAAAGATGACTGAAGCTTGGAATAGAGTACGAGAGCCAGATAGAAATATAAAAAGAGATGGTGGCTATAAGAAGTTAATTCAGGATGAAGTCTTCTCATCTCGAGTGGTTCCAAATATTGGCCTTCACTTCATTGGGGGATCGTACGATACTGTCCATCTAAGAGAATATTTTGAACACCATGGCTATCCAATGCCAGATGTTTGGGCCTTCCTATTTACTTATGCCGCACATATGGGAAATGAAGCTCTTGAAACTAGCCATCATGAAATTTCAAGTCATGACCATATTGCAGATTTATATATTTTTGACTTGGCCGCTTTCATCATGTCTTACAATGAAAGTTATATGAACTTTCTTTTGGATGACATGGAGGTGAAGGCTTGGCACTTTCAACCTATATGGTCTCTTAAGTCTGATGATTTCTTTAATGCAGGTTTGAGTTACGTGACAAGACCTAAATTCCTACAGTTTAACGATGGAAAGATGAAGCCATTTATTTACTTTGGAATGCAAAATATTGCGGGATTAAGTTACCTGTACCAAGAAGATAGAGTGGTTTCTCTCGGTGGCGGGATGTCTCTAACTGATCCTCTTGAGCAAAAAGGACGTTTTGTTGTTTCTATTTTTCATGAAAGTAATGGAGAGTTAGACGGTTCACTTTTTATAAATGGTAGTGAAGACATGAGTTGGAGATTAAACCTCTATCCCAATTTATTAAAGTATAAAGATGTGGACCCTGGTTTTATTATCGGAAATAAAAGAGGTGGTGGAATAAGTCTAGGACTCACCGTAAATATGCCATTTGGTCTTGGTACTGATCACTTATAATGTTACGTTAAATAACTCTGCCTTGTATTCTTTTGGATCATGGTAAATCGAAAAACCAAAACGAAGTCTATTCTTTCTAGAGTCCGTGAGCACTCCATTTAGACTCAACTTTTCTTTCAGAGATTCTACTAGACTCGCACTTTCTAATTCAAACGTGAGAAAGTGCCCATGATCTCTTTCTTCACTGTATAAGAGGTTTTCTCTATTCAAGTGAGAATGATTTAAACCATCTACCATTTTCAAAAACTCTCTTTGACAGTTTTGAACATGAGTGTGAATAAGCTCTGAATTTATTTCTTCATTCTTATATAAATTTAAAACAGATTCCATTCTATAGAGAGATGTAAAATCAAGTGTGGAGCCAGCGAAACGAAGTCCATTTGTAGGGTAGCCAACTTGGCTCTCATCGATATTATCAAGTGTCGAAAGCTCTGCAAACCAGCCCGTATTGAGAGGACGAAGTTTACAGCTCTTTGGGATAGTCATAAAGCAACTTCCTTCACCTGAGCCAACATATTTATATCCACCAGCAATATAGAAAATTTTATCTCCAATTCTACTTAGGTCAATAGGAAGGGCCATGAAAGCGTGATAGCCATCAACTATAATAAACTTATTATTTTCTTCGATCTTATTTACAAATTCTGTTAGTCCATTAATAGCGTAGCCGCTATTAAAGAAAACATGAGAAGTAAAAACTAGATCAAAACCTTTATGTGATTCTTTGGTGAATCTCTCTTCAAAGGTATCAATCGGTTCAAGAGGGATTATTGTTGCTTCAATAGTGTTTTCTTCAATGAGTCTATTGAGCTGCCTTGAGAATGAATAAAATTCAGAATCTGTTGTAAGGAGTTTAATTTTACCGCTAAATGAGCTCATCACCCTTGTTACGAGTTCATGAGTATTGGGAGCAAAACATATATCTTCAGCTCTATCGAAATTTAAAACTTCACTAATAAGGTTTTGAACATTTGGAATTCGCTTAGAGAAAATCTCTCCCCACTTGTCGTCAACAAGCCTTGAAGAGTCATCCCAATAATTTAGTTGTGCTTCTCTAGTACAGTCCGGCCAATAGTGATGACTGTGGCACGCGAAGTGTAGTTTTCCTGAGTTATTGTTAATAAATGTAGAAAATAATTTCTGAAATCTATTCATTAAAGTGAAATCCTAAGTTCTTCTTTATGTCTTCTGGTAATGTTGGCAATTTTGATCTTGGAATCAGGAAAGTTGAAAGATTGAATAGGTCTAAATAGACTCGATTATTTTCAGCCGCCATCTTGAGGTAGTGGTGACCTGAAGACCCACCTGTACCAATTTTTGTTCCGAGCATCCTCTGTGCCATTATGGCGTGTCTATATCTCCACGTTGTGAAAAGTTCATCCATATCCATTAACGTTGTTAGGAAGCGGTAAGGAAGGTGAAGAATAGGTTCGTCTCTATAGAGTAAAATGAAGAGAGCATTGAGGGTTGCTTCACGTGAAAGGGTTCGCTTTCCAATTTTTCGAAGCTGCTCATGTCTCTTATCGTCAAGAAGAGAAGCAAAGGTTTCTCTTGTTGCATTTAAATTTTCAAGCTGTATTGCCATACTTCTCGAATCGAGAGTGGCCTGGTTTTCATGAATAATTTTTTCATCATCATCTAAGATGATATTAATTTGTTTTTCATATTCACTCCAAAAATCAAAATCTTTATTTTTGGTAAAAGGGATTCTCTCTAGCCATGCTTGCGTTAGCTCTAAGATTGAAGGAGAGGATTCTACTTTTAGAATACGCTCTTTGTCCTCATCATTCAGTCGGCCAAGAAAATACTCTCTATCAACTTCTTTTCTATTATTAGTTTTTAATCCCATAAGAACTTCAATTTCTCTAAATTGAACACTTTGAAATCCTGACGCAGGAACGAGAAGGTCTCTAAACTCTAAGAAGTCCATCGGAGTCATCGTTTCCATAACAGAGAGTTGATCGACTAAGAGCCCTTGGATTTTTGTAATCCTCTCTAATCTTGCAACGACTGTTGTTAGATCTTTTTCTTGAACAGTCTTTCCAGAGAACATTTCTACGATAGATTTTAACTCGTGAATAATCTGTTTGAACCATAATTCATAAACTTGATGAACAATAATAAATAAAGTTTCATCATGGGCTTCGTTATTTTCAAGCTCTAGTGACTTGGGGAGTTGGGTGTCTAATAACTTATTAAGTTGTAAATATTCTCCGTAGTACACAGGGTCGTGAATTTTCTTTTTCATAGATAAGTCCTCATTTTTTTAAGACTATCGAAAATCACAGAAATTGAAAATATATATCAATGCAACTTTGCTAGAGTTTGACGAACTTTGATTGCTCAATGGCAATAGATTTGATAACTCTAGCTCACACCATAATTGCGGAGTCTAGATGTTAGCGAGTGATCGTCATCCTAAATATAGGAAACTCTTAAGTATTTGTATTTTCACGATTTTCTTTCTTATTTTAGTGGGAGGATTGGTACGAAGTACAGGTTCAGGTCTTGGTTGTCCGGACTGGCCAAAGTGCTTTGGACAATATATTCCCCCGACTCATATTTCTGAATTACCACTCGACTATAAAGAGAAATATAAAATTGCAGGTAAAGTCATTGCGGACTTCAACCCTGTTAAAACGTGGATTGAATATATAAATCGCCTTGTGGGTGCAACTACAGGAATTTTAGTTTTTCTCCTCGCTTTAGCTTCTTCAAGTTATAAAAATGAAGATAAACCTATTATTTATCTCTCTTGGGCGACAGTTTTTGCAGTAGGGTTTAATGGCTGGTTAGGTTCGGTTGTTGTATCTACTCACTTAAAGCCAGTTATCATTACACTTCACATGCTTGCTGCAGTCTTTACAGTTTTCCTATTACTTGAGGCGAGAGTTCGCTCAGACGAAAATAATCTTATTTTTCATTTAGACAAGCAATTGGCCGGCCCACTCAAAAAGATTCTCATTGTGTTGATTCTTCTTACCTTTGGGCAAATTGTTTTGGGAACACAGGTGAGAGAAGAAATAGACCATCTATCACATGATGGAGTTCTTCGAGAGCTATGGATTTCAAAGCTTGGGCTTGAGTACTTAGTTCACAGATCCTATTCAATATTACTCGTTTTAATTCACGGTTATTTATATTTTAAAGTCTCGAAGCTTAATGCTACTCACTCTAGGATCATTGGTTGGACAAAAGTCACTTGTGCCATTGTTGGAGTTAATATTTTATCGGGAATTGCGCTTGCTTATGGGAGTGTGCCTCCTGCTGTGCAACCAGTTCATTTATTATTTGGATTGATGCTGTCTTGTTCTCAGTATTTTTTATTCACCCTGGTAACTAAGTCCTCTGCCCTTGAAGTGTAGGGATATTGAGAGTATATAAACTTAATAATGCACATTTTAATAAATCTCACAATATTTCTTACCTACGTTCTTATTGTTCTTGGGGGAGTTGTTCACAACACTGGTGCGGGGCTGAGCTGTCCCGACTGGCCACTCTGTTATGGAAAACTAATTGAAACTTCTTCGGGTCAAGGAGCACTTCTAGAGCAATTACATAGGTCATTGGCCAGCCTTATAGGGATTCTCTCTATTTGGATTTTTGTCTTAGGAAGAAAGTATAAAGAGAGCTCTCCTAAGTTTTATAAGTATACGCTAGGGTGTTTCCTGCTGGTTGCCTTTCAAGGTGCGCTTGGGGCCTCAACATTCTTTTATAAATTACCTACATTAATCTCAACTACACACCTTTGTATTAGTTTAATTTTCTTCTGCTCATTGCAGTCGATGTACTACGAGTATCAGTCAAAAATTAAGCAGAGAAGATTTTCTCTTAACAGGGGGTCTTTAGAGAAACTACTAGATCCTTCTTTGAAGAATGGTGTATTTTACTCACTCTTGGCCGTATCAATACAGGCGTTCTTAGGAGCAGTTCTCAGACATAGTGGTGCTGGAAAAATATGTGGAAGTGGAGAGTTCTTTTTTCAATGTGCTCATCAGGCCACTGGCGAAATTTTGTATTGGTCTAGCATTTCAAAAGTTCAGCTCAATTTAGCCCATAAATACTTTTCAATTATTACTTTCTTAGTGGTGATGTGGAATTGCTCACGCGTGCTTGTTTCAAGTTTTCGATTTAGAAGTATTTCAAAGGGCTTTACATATAAACTCGCTGCTGGAGTTGTGGCAGTTATTTTTCTTATCTTGGCCCAAGCAATCTCAGGTTCATTTGTTGCAAAGACAAGTGTGAGCGTAATACCAACGACTTTGCACTTGGCCTTAGCAACTCTCTTAATTTATGGTCTTTGGAATCTTCGCAATCTACTTCGCTATACGGAGGAAGAGATTCTTGGAGAGGTCAGACATACTTTTGTAAGTGATGTTTTAGAAATTACTAAATTGAGACTTGGTATTTTAGTCGTTATCACAATTGCTGTTGGCCTTTTTGCGGCACCAGGTGGAATTAATTTCTTTTCAGCTCTATTTGCACTCATCTTGATGACTATGGTTGTGTGTGGGTCAACTACATTGAACTGCTATATTGAACGAGACGTAGATGCTTTAATGGAGCGTACACGTAATAGGGCACTTCCCTCTGGAAGAATGAAGCCAGCAACAGCTCTTGTTATCGGTTATGGACTTATTTGTGTGGCCCTTCCGTTAATTGTTATTTTTGTAAATTGGACAACAATGATCTTATCGCTAATAGCGGCCGTTCTTTATTTGTATGCTTATACTCCAATGAAGTTGAAGAGTGAGTTGGCTCTATTTGTCGGAGCAATTCCTGGTGCAATTCCGCCAGTGATGGGTTGGACTACGGTAACCGGCAAAATTGATGCTATGGCGATCATCCTTTTTTCAATTCTTTTTATTTGGCAGATTCCACATTTTTTGGCGATAGCAATTTATTACTCCAAAGATTATGACGCGGGTAGTATCAAGGTTTATCCAAATAAAACCGGCTTCGCAAAATCTAAACGAGATATCTTTATTTATACTATTGTATTAGTACTAACTTCGTTAGCCCCCTATTTAATAGGCTATGCGAGCCTTGGCTATTTAAATACAGCTTTAGTTTTGGGTATTTTATTTATAGTTTTATCTATTTTAGGATTTTTTAAAGAGTCAGATTTGCAGGTAGATCGTTGGGCAAGGCAGTATTTTTTAGCGTCAATCATTTATCTACCAATTCTTTTATCATCTTTGATTTTCTTTAGCTGAAATCTGTAGTAGAAGAATCTAGAAATATCATACTTTTATATATAGAATATAGTGACTTAGATCTCTAATTTAATAATTTTAACTTCATAGTTTATTGAAGGGTTTTATCTATGACTGTTTTATCTGCTGCAGTTTCTACAACTGCAAAAACTTGGACTCTTTGGGAGAGAATGCAAACTCCTGAAGACATTTCAGTTAATGGGCATCTTATTGATTGGCTTTTTAACTACACAACTTACCTGAACTTATTCTTTTTCTTCTTAGTATGTGCAGGTCTTTTTGGTTTCTCTTACCTCTATAGTGCTAAGAGAAATAAGAAAGCATACTACACTTATGGGAATAAGAAAGTTCACATCATCGTTCTGACTGTAATTGGTCTATCGGTATTCTTAGGAATCGATATGAACATTACAAGAATTTCTAATGATGACTACGTAAACGTATTTGCGAAGTGGCCAACAGAAGATGAGAAACCTCTTCGCGTAGAAGTGATGGCTCAGCAGTGGGCTTGGCACTTTAGATATGCAGGTAGAGACGGAGTTTTCAACACAGAAGACGATGTTGTACAGCTTAATGACTTAAGACTCCCTGTTGGAAGAAAAGTTATTTTCCAAGTTGTTTCTAAAGACGTTATTCACTCTCTTTACTTCCCGAATACGAGAAGAAAAGTTGATGCAATACCTGGTCGTATTACAAGGCTATGGTTCGAGTTAACTAAAGATGGTTACTACAATATCGCGTGTGCGGAAATGTGTGGAACTTATCACTATAGAATGAAAGCTTATATGACTTCATATACTCAAGAAAACTTTGAGGAGTGGATGAAAGAAGCAGAAGACAAAGCAATTGCCCAGAACGATCGTGAAAATGCTGATCTGTACTGGGGATGGCCTTGGACTTGGTAAAATTTAACGAATTAGTTATTAAGGAGATATAGAGCAATGGCTTTTTACGAACAACATATCCATGATGCTCCAAAAACTTTTCTGTCGAAGTATATTTTTTCTTACGACCATAAAGTGATTGGAAAACAATTTCTTTGGTATGGAATCTTATTCCTAGGAATCGGTGGGATGATGGCCCTTATGATTCGTTGGACACTAGCGTTTCCAGGTCAAGCATTTCCTGTAATTGGAAATTTCCTCTTCCCTTCAACTGGGGGAGTCGTTCCACCTGATACTTATGCAATGTTATTTACAATGCACGGAACGATTATGATCTTCTATGCGATCACGCCAATTTTAATTGGGGCTTTCGGGAATTATCTAATCCCGTTAATGATCGGTGCTAGAGATATGGCATTTCCACTATTAAATATGCTCTCATTTCACATTGCTGTGATTTCAGGGGTACTTTTATTGGCCGGTCTATTTACGCCACTAGGTGCTGCAGCTGGGGGATGGACATCCTATCCAACGCTCTCGACACTTATTGGATCGCCGGGAGTGGGACAAACTCTGTGGACCTTGGCGATTTTCGTTCTTGGTATCTCATCAACAATGGGTGCAATCAACTACATTACAACAATCATTACGCTAAGAGCTCCGGGAATGGGATACTTTGATATGCCACTTTCTGTATGGGGACTTGGTTTAACAGCAATTCTAAACGCTATCTTCCTTCCAGTTTTAGGAGCAGGTTGTTTACTACTTGTATTCGATAGAGTTTTTGGAACAGCTTTCTTCCTAGCTGGAGCTGCTGCAACATCTGGAACAGGTGATCCAATTTTATTCCAACACGTATTTTGGATCTTTGGTCACCCTGAAGTTTATATCCTTATTCTTCCAGCATGGGGTATCGTTTCAGACCTTCTTTCATTCTTTGCAAGAAAGCCAGCGTTTGGTGCTAAAGCTACAGCTTTATCAATGACTACAATTACAATTCTTTCAACAATTGTTTACGGTCACCACATGTATACAACTCAGATGTCACCACTTCTTACTCAGTCGTTTATGACTCTGACAATGACGATTTCAATTCCATCTGCAATCTTCTTTGCGAACTGGCTTGGAACAATTTGGAAAGGTTCGATTCGTTTCCATTCTCCAATGCTATTTTCTTTAGGAGTTGTATTTGTATTCGGTCTTGGTGGATTAACAGGGCTATACTTAGCAACAGTTACTACAGACCTTTACCTACACGATACTTACTTTGTAGTTGGACACTTCCACTACACAATGGCCGCTTCAGTTCTTCTTGGTGGTTTTGCTGCAACTTATTTCTGGATGCCAAAAATGTTTGGAACAATGATGAATGAGTTTTGGGCAAAGGTTCACTTTTGGATCACTATGCTAGGTCTAAACGGAATCTTCATGGGAATGATGATTGTAGGTTATGCAGGTATGCACAGAAGACTATACAATCCATTTGTCTATGAATTCATGGAAAGAATGATTCCAATTAATACTTTCGTTACTTGGTCAGCAATCACAATGGGACTTGCGCAATTTATTTTTGTTGCAAACTTTGTTCACGCTGTTTTCTTCAAGAAAGAAAAAGCAAGTGCAAACCCTTGGGAAGTTGGGACTCTGGAGTGGACTATTCCTTCTCCGTCACCTCACTACAACTTTAAAGAAATTCCAGTTGTAAAGTGTGGACCACATGAATTTGGAAACCCTAATCTAACAGGTGATAGAGATTTCCAATTCCAAACGGAAGAGCTTGCTTAATTAAATGAATACTGTAGCGACGAATCCTACATTGACAAAAGAAAGGCTTGGAAGACAGTTAACGTCTTCCATAGCAATGACTGTAATCTTAGTTACATTTTCAATGTTATTCGCATCGCTACTTCTGGGCTTTACTGTTTTCAGATTAACTTCTGACGTATGGCCACCAATGGGATTTGAAAGAGTGGATCTCTTTCTTCCAACGATAAGTACAATTGTTATCGCTCTTAGCAGTTTTACTTTTTGGAAGTATGAAAAACTCTTTTTACAAGAGAACTCAGAAAAAAAGCTGTGGCTTTCTTTCACTGTACTCCTTGGATTCTCATTTATGGTTGCACAAATGTTACTTTGGAGCGACCTACATTCTAAAGGAATTTATGTTCAGGATGGAATCTTTCCTTCGATCATTTTTTCTTTTACTTGGACCCATGCTGCTCATGTTGTTGTTGCCTGGTTCCTATTATTTTATTTGGTACCAACACTGAAAGAAAGTGCTTCTGTTGAAACTTTAGAGAATAGAGTTTTTAACATTGGAAAGTTTTGGCACTTCTTAGGTGTTGTTTGGTTAATTATGTATATAACGATTTTTTTATTTTAGAGGAATGACATGAAGAATATGGCTAAGCTTACTTTAACTCTTCTTATCCTTGGTGCTTTTACTTCTTGTAGTGAAAGTCACTTTCGTGAAGACAAAATCTTCGCTGGTGGTAAGTACGTAACAGCTAAGACTTTAAACAAGGGAAAGCAGATCTATACTGAGTACTGTATGCCTTGTCACGGAGTTAAGGGTGATGGAAAAGGTGTAGCTGCTAAAGGAATGAAGGTTCCACCAAGAGATTTTACAAAAGGTATCTTTAAATTTGGTCACGTACTATCTGGAGAGTTACCACACGATAAAGATCTTTTCGAGATTTTAGCTAAAGGTCTTCACGGGACAGCGATGCTTCCTTGGGATCTAAAAGATGATCAAGCAGATGCTGTTGTTCAATATATTAAGACATTTGCTCCTGAAGTTTGGGAAGGTAAAGATAAAGAACTTGGCGCTCATGTTGAACTTATTAACGATCCTTATGGGTTAGCGCACAGATCAGCAGCCATTGAAAAAGGTAGAGCGATTTACCACGGAGAAGCGAACTGCCAATCATGTCACAGAGCTTATATTGGTGTTGAAGCTCTTGGAAAGATCACAGGAGAAAGTCCAAGAGAAATTGACATGGAAGTTTATCAGCAAAAACCTCAAGAAACAGAATGGGGATTCCAAAATATCCCACCTGATTTTACTTGGGACGTTGTTAGAAGTGCTGTAACAACAGAAGAGCTCGCTCGTAGAATTGCATACGGAATTGGTGGTACATCAATGCCAGCATGGAAAGATACAATTACTGACGACCAGATCTGGGCCGTTGCTTACTATGTAAAAAGTCTAATGGAGATGAAAGACTCTCAATTAAGAAAAGACCTAATGAATGCTATAAAAGCTGAAAATAGCAAGTACGGAAAATAGACTTATGACTACTGTAGTAGGTTATGTAAGAAGAAATACTTTTTTTGAAAAGCTTGTGGCCAGCAAGCTTTTTTGGTTTCTTTTTATCGCCTTTACTTTTTCATACCCTATCTACAAATCAATCAATAGGGAACTTCCACCACCTCTTCCAAAACTTTATAAAGTTCCAGAGTACACACTACTCAATAGCTTTAATAAACCATTTGGAAGTAAAGACCTTAACGGAAAAATTTATATTGCAGGATTTGCATTTACTAGTTGTCCGACGACTTGTCCTGCTTTAATGGAAAAAATGGATCAAATCCAAAAGCGAGTCAGAGGGTTAGGAACAAATATTGCTCTAGTAACTTTCACTGTTGATCCGGAATACGATACGCCTGAAGTCCTTTTTAAGTTCGCTCGAAAGAGACATGCTAATCCTTACGTGTGGAGCTTTGTAACTGGAACTGAAGAGCAATTATCAAAAACAATAATAGATGGCTTTAAAGTCCCAATGGGCAAGCGTGAGCCTATAACAGGTAATGTTGACGGAGAAGAAGTTTCACTGATTGATATTGCCCATAGTGAGAAGTTTGTTTTGGTAGATTGGAACGGTTACGTTCGCAAATACTACGAGACAGATAAGCACAGTATTAATCAGATGATGATTGATGTTGGCCTACTTGCTAATAGTAACGAAAATAAATAAGGAGAAATATAATGTCTGAAGTTCATCACCATAGCCACAAGAAGTTGTATATAATTATTTTCTTCGCTCTAGCGATCTTAACAGTTGTTGAAATTATCATTCCAGAACTTGATATAGCTTATTACTTAAAAGCATCTTCACTTGTTGGACTTGCTCTTGGAAAAGCTTTCTTAGTTGCATACTTCTATATGCACTTAAATGAAGAAACAAAGTGGATGAAATGGATCGCAGCAGTTCCTTTATCAGCATTTTTATATGCAGCTGTTTTGATTGCAGAATCAATGTTTAGATAAATTAAAATACATTTAAAAAAAAGAGAAAGCTCCCAGAAAGGGAGCTTTTTTTATGTCTATTTGTATTGTGCTTCTTTCATTAAACGCTTGGCACTTTCTATTAAATTACCAATTGTCCCAACATTTGTACTGTCTACATTGAAGCTTCCAAAGTCTTGAAGTTGAGCAGAGATCTGTGCTTTTGGATTAACAGGATACTGGTTAAAAGCATTAGCAACAGGAGCCTGAACTTCTGCTGAAGAAAGGTACTCTAGAAGCATTGTTGCTTCTTTTAATTTTGTAGAATGCTTAACAATTCCGATTCCAACTCCATTCACATGTGCATTTGAACTTCCTTGATTTGCAAAGAATGGTCTTACAGGATAGTCAGGGTTTTCTTCAATGAATGGAACAAGATAATAAGAATTAACTAAAGCAACATCACACTTTCCGGCAGCAATCGCACGAATCATATCACGATCACTTGATGTAACTTCCATTGATAAATTT
Proteins encoded in this window:
- a CDS encoding cytochrome c oxidase subunit 3 produces the protein MNTVATNPTLTKERLGRQLTSSIAMTVILVTFSMLFASLLLGFTVFRLTSDVWPPMGFERVDLFLPTISTIVIALSSFTFWKYEKLFLQENSEKKLWLSFTVLLGFSFMVAQMLLWSDLHSKGIYVQDGIFPSIIFSFTWTHAAHVVVAWFLLFYLVPTLKESASVETLENRVFNIGKFWHFLGVVWLIMYITIFLF
- a CDS encoding c-type cytochrome, yielding MKNMAKLTLTLLILGAFTSCSESHFREDKIFAGGKYVTAKTLNKGKQIYTEYCMPCHGVKGDGKGVAAKGMKVPPRDFTKGIFKFGHVLSGELPHDKDLFEILAKGLHGTAMLPWDLKDDQADAVVQYIKTFAPEVWEGKDKELGAHVELINDPYGLAHRSAAIEKGRAIYHGEANCQSCHRAYIGVEALGKITGESPREIDMEVYQQKPQETEWGFQNIPPDFTWDVVRSAVTTEELARRIAYGIGGTSMPAWKDTITDDQIWAVAYYVKSLMEMKDSQLRKDLMNAIKAENSKYGK
- a CDS encoding cytochrome C oxidase subunit IV family protein: MSEVHHHSHKKLYIIIFFALAILTVVEIIIPELDIAYYLKASSLVGLALGKAFLVAYFYMHLNEETKWMKWIAAVPLSAFLYAAVLIAESMFR
- a CDS encoding SCO family protein — protein: MTTVVGYVRRNTFFEKLVASKLFWFLFIAFTFSYPIYKSINRELPPPLPKLYKVPEYTLLNSFNKPFGSKDLNGKIYIAGFAFTSCPTTCPALMEKMDQIQKRVRGLGTNIALVTFTVDPEYDTPEVLFKFARKRHANPYVWSFVTGTEEQLSKTIIDGFKVPMGKREPITGNVDGEEVSLIDIAHSEKFVLVDWNGYVRKYYETDKHSINQMMIDVGLLANSNENK